Proteins encoded within one genomic window of Lynx canadensis isolate LIC74 chromosome B2, mLynCan4.pri.v2, whole genome shotgun sequence:
- the SLC29A1 gene encoding LOW QUALITY PROTEIN: equilibrative nucleoside transporter 1 (The sequence of the model RefSeq protein was modified relative to this genomic sequence to represent the inferred CDS: inserted 2 bases in 2 codons; deleted 1 base in 1 codon) → MTTGHEPQDRYKAVWLIFFMLGLGTLLPWNFFMTATRYFTNRLDETQNMSLVTAENSKHFQPSATPTVPSPERNYLSALFNNVMTLCAMLPLLFFTCLNSFLHQRIPQSVRILGSLIAILLVFLITAVLVKVDLDAMPFFVITMIKIMLINQFGAILQGSLFGLAGLLPTSYTAPIMSGXGLAGFFASVXMICAIASGSELSESAFGYFITACGVIVLAIICYLGLPRLEFYRYYQQLKLEGPGEQETKLDLISKGEDLKANKEDSRVPAPNSESTNQGHSIRAILRNILVPALSVCFIFTVTIGMFPAVTAEVQSSIAGNSAWGAYFIPVSCFLTFNVFDWLGRSLTAIFTWPGKDSHWLPSLVLARILFVPLLLLCNVQPRQYLAVVFEHDAWFIIFMAAFAFSNGYLASLCMCFGPKKVKPAEAETAGAIMAFFLSLGLALGAVFSFLFRSIV, encoded by the exons ATGACAACCGGTCACGAGCCTCAGGACAG GTACAAAGCCGTCTGGCTTATCTTCTTCATGCTGGGTCTGGGGACGCTGCTCCCGTGGAATTTTTTCATGACAGCCACTAGG TATTTCACAAACCGCCTGGACGAGACCCAGAATATGTCCTTGGTCACTGCTGAAAACAGCAAGCACTTCCAGCCCTCAGCCACCCCCACAGTACCCTCCCCAGAGCGGAATTATCTCAGTGCCCTCTTCAACAATGTCATGACCTTATGTGCCATGTTGCCCTTGCTGTTTTTCACCTGCCTTAACTCTTTCCTGCATCAGAG GATCCCCCAGTCTGTTCGGATCCTGGGCAGCCTGATAGCCATCCTGTTGGTGTTCTTGATCACTGCTGTCCTGGTAAAGGTGGATCTGGATGCCATGCCCTTCTTCGTCATCACCATGATCAAGATCATGCTCATTAAC CAATTCGGTGCCATCCTGCAGGGCAGCCTGTTTGGTCTGGCTGGCCTCCTGCCCACCAGCTACACTGCCCCCATCATGAGTG CAGGCCTGGCAGGCTTCTTCGCCTCGG GCATGATCTGCGCGATCGCCA GTGGCTCGGAGCTGTCAGAAAGTGCCTTTGGCTATTTTATCACGGCCTGTGGGGTTATCGTTTTGGCCATCATCTGTTACCTAGGCCTGCCCCGACTG GAATTCTAC CGCTACTACCAGCAGCTCAAGCTTGAAGGGCCTGGAGAGCAGGAGACCAAGTTGGATCTCATTAGTAAAG GAGAGGacctaaaagcaaacaaagaggACTCCAGAGTTCCAGCCCCCAACTCTGAGTCTACCAACCAAGGCCACTCTATCCGAGCCATCCTCAGAAAT ATCTTAGTCCCGGCTCTCTCCGTCTGCTTCATCTTCACCGTCACCATTGGGATGTTTCCCGCTGTGACTGCTGAGGTCCAATCCAGCATTGCGGGCAACAGTGCCTGGG GAGCCTACTTCATTCCTGTGTCTTGTTTCTTGACTTTCAATGTCTTCGACTGGCTGGGCCGGAGCCTCACAGCTATATTTACATGG CCTGGGAAGGACAGCCACTGGCTGCCAAGCCTGGTGCTGGCCCGGATATTGTTTGTGCCCCTGCTGCTGCTGTGCAATGTCCAGCCCCGCCAGTACCTGGCTGTGGTCTTCGAGCACGACGCCTGGTTCATCATCTTCATGGCTGCCTTCGCCTTCTCCAATGGCTACCTCGCCAGTCTCTGCATGTGCTTCGGGCCCAA GAAAGTGAAGCCGGCTGAGGCAGAGACAGCTGGAGCCATCAtggccttctttctgtctctgggccTGGCACTGGGGGCTGTCTTCTCCTTCCTGTTCCGGTCAATTGTGTGA